tccaTTGCAGGCCAACTCAGAATTGTCATCCAAGCTCATTTCAGGTATGTCTCAACTTTTTACTCGGTTGATAAATATCTTCAGGTACTTAATCCACATCAGTGACATTGTGTTGCGTCCTCACACAGATAAAGATTTACATTCTCCCATTATGAGGCCCAATCTTGAGCTTGTTCCTTCCAAACCGGTTGCACATCTGACAGGTGAGACCAACGTTGATGTTGCTTCTGTTTTGGTGTTGTTCAGTTTCAGTCATGTGATCAAAATGCTTCTTTATAATTAAGAAAGAATCACACTTCacattgttgctgtttttcccaGATGGACAAGATGTAGTTCATGGAAGTCGAATAATGGCATGGAGCATGGATGCAGAACCTCTCATCTATCAAATGGACTACAAAGACAAAAAGCTTGTCATTCAGAAGGATGGTTTTTACAATGTCTATTCCAAGGTTTCCTTCTTAGACAGCGGCACGTTTCACCACTCCATTCAAATGGAAACTAAGCGTTATGTTGGGAAAAGTATTCCCCTTCTGGCGTCCAGGAAATACTCAGAGGTGTCCAGAAAATTCCTGCAGTCCAACAGTTTCCTGGGTGGAGTGTTTCACCTGAATGAAGGTGATGCCCTTTTTGTGCAACTGAGCAACACCTCAAAAATATTGCGGCACAAATCCTTTGAGAACATCTTTGGTGcatatatgatataaatatcGTATTGATATTTCCCCTCACAAATCTAAAAgagtaaataaaagtgaaaaaaatgttaCAGAATCTTCTCAGGGATTAGCACTTCTCTTTGTAATGAAAAAACAGGTCAACCTCTACAGAGAGGAGTGAAAACCTCTGAAAGTGTTTTGAAGTACAGGACTGTGCTGGCGGCTTTCTTAATCTTCAATTTTTGAATTGTGTAATTGCCTGACTGTTACAAAATGACTCCTCAATCACTTTCAagctaaaattaaaaacagaaactttgacCATTCACATTTCCTTTCGATTTCTGCTGTAAAACATCCcgcatcatatttatttattcctgcCGTGGCAACTTGAATGATATAACCGCGTTTATCCTGCTGTATTCATGTGCAATAATGTatacaaaacagcaaaataaaaaaaagaatgatttGCACGTCTTGGCAAGTTGGTTTTCTTGAGCCTTTCCTTCGGTCGTCACGTGGGTTGAAGTGAGCGCCTGCATGCACTTCCTGCCGTGTCGTGCTCGAGCCTTTGCAGAGTGGTCTCAGTAGCAGCAAATATTTCCCCCACTCGGTTAAAccgcatcacacacacacacacactttagtaTGATAGTGACCCAGAAAAATAAAGTGTCAATATGCCAACCAACCTGAATATGCTCATGCTGTGATACTGACTTTGAAGCTCAGCAGTAAAACATCTATGACAAATGTAGCTCTCTTCAGAGCTGGGAGAGACAAAAGGACAATGTTTGTATTCCATACATTCAGATCAGCTTTCTTATACCTGTAATGCTCTGTGGATGATCATTTTCATCACCATGGCGACAGGCCTGCTGACACGCGTGTCCAAACACCAAGCCTTCAACACGCttagatgggttttttttttctttctcttttctctcacactcactgttCACTTTCCCCTCAGCTGTGTCTGTTCGAAGAAGCAGCTCTTGAAAACACCCACAGGGTTGTATATTTGTAAACTGGAGAGGAAGTGGTAGTGGGGGCAGCTGGGGGGAGGCGGGGGGGTGGAAAGGGCGAGGGTGTGGGGGGTTatgtgtgtcagcagcagatTGCCTGACTCACTTTCCAACCCCAGACCTGGAGAACAATGGCTGCTGAAAATGTACTCTAACAGGACGTGTAGGTTAAGTAAACCTAAAATTAATTTCCCCTCAGGCACATAGTATCGATACCACACTCAGGGGTGAGAATAATTACAGCTCAGGGCTTACTTTTATCAATGAATAAGCAACCACGTGGTCTGTTAAATCAGGGATGGCCTCGGCTCAGACGTTTTATATTGTCTCCTTTTTTCGTGAGTGCTTCTCACTGCATGTGTGAGTCATCATCTTCCAGCGCTGGCTGACCTGTGAGGTGTGAGAAACTGTGGGGAACTGCGACGGCTGTGTGGTTGGGGTTCATGATGTTGGTTTCTCTCTCATTATCAAACTTTGGTCTAGACATGACTTTTACAGGGAATCTGTGTGGGGCGAGAGCACTCTATAATTGGCTATAATCTCAAACACATTATTCAGACTTCCATATATGAAACCATCATTTTCCTTTCATAAACTACGACTGCTTTGTCAGATAACGATGTGCTGAGACACTGTCAGTAGTTACAATGCTAGTCTGGGAATGAAGCACTACCATTTTAGTCACTTAGAAGCCTTTTTTCCTTCAGTGAAGCAACATGTGATGCATACAGTAACATTTCGATGCCAAGCAAAACTGAAAGAGGTCTCAGGTTACGCAGCTAAATGCTGTCCTCTTGTGTTGGTCTCTAGATGAAGTTGACTTACAATGAA
This genomic window from Pempheris klunzingeri isolate RE-2024b chromosome 17, fPemKlu1.hap1, whole genome shotgun sequence contains:
- the tnfsf14 gene encoding tumor necrosis factor ligand superfamily member 14 isoform X1; this encodes MAEGGYPSVYVVDSRATRPTVPPRLGQERRRTGVAQTLLILLVSLALCGMVIEACFIYRLYKHESANSELSSKLISGMSQLFTRLINIFRYLIHISDIVLRPHTDKDLHSPIMRPNLELVPSKPVAHLTDGQDVVHGSRIMAWSMDAEPLIYQMDYKDKKLVIQKDGFYNVYSKVSFLDSGTFHHSIQMETKRYVGKSIPLLASRKYSEVSRKFLQSNSFLGGVFHLNEGDALFVQLSNTSKILRHKSFENIFGAYMI
- the tnfsf14 gene encoding tumor necrosis factor ligand superfamily member 14 isoform X2 produces the protein MAEGGYPSVYVVDSRATRPTVPPRLGQERRRTGVAQTLLILLVSLALCGMVIEACFIYRLYKHESANSELSSKLISDKDLHSPIMRPNLELVPSKPVAHLTDGQDVVHGSRIMAWSMDAEPLIYQMDYKDKKLVIQKDGFYNVYSKVSFLDSGTFHHSIQMETKRYVGKSIPLLASRKYSEVSRKFLQSNSFLGGVFHLNEGDALFVQLSNTSKILRHKSFENIFGAYMI